From a region of the Triticum aestivum cultivar Chinese Spring chromosome 7D, IWGSC CS RefSeq v2.1, whole genome shotgun sequence genome:
- the LOC123165814 gene encoding histone H3.2, translating into MARTKQTARKSTGGKAPRKQLATKAARKSAPATGGVKKPHRFRPGTVALREIRKYQKSTELLIRKLPFQRLVREIAQDFKTDLRFQSSAVSALQEAAEAYLVGLFEDTNLCAIHAKRVTIMPKDIQLARRIRGERA; encoded by the coding sequence ATGGCCCGCACGAAGCAGACGGCGCGCAAGTCGACGGGCGGCAAGGCGCCGCGGAAGCAGCTGGCCACCAAGGCGGCGCGCAAGTCGGCGCCGGCCACCGGCGGCGTGAAGAAGCCGCACCGGTTCCGCCCGGGCACCGTCGCGCTGCGCGAGATCCGCAAGTACCAGAAGAGCACGGAGCTGCTCATCCGCAAGCTCCCCTTCCAGCGCCTGGTGCGGGAGATCGCGCAGGACTTCAAGACGGACCTCCGGTTCCAGAGCTCCGCCGTGTCGGCGCTGCAGGAGGCCGCCGAGGCGTACCTGGTGGGGCTGTTCGAGGACACCAACCTCTGCGCCATCCACGCCAAGCGCGTCACcatcatgcccaaggacatccaGCTCGCTCGCCGCATCCGTGGGGAGCGCGCCTAG
- the LOC123167022 gene encoding protein NUCLEAR FUSION DEFECTIVE 4, translated as MRGPGAVKAGSRPPWLGLSAAVWVQVAGGASSTFALYSHALKLALGVDQRRLALLAVACDVGENLGLLPGVLCNRLHPALLLLIGAAACVLGYGTTWLAVSGAAPALPYWLVWLALCLAANSGAWLGTAVLVTNMRNFPLSRGAVAGILKGYAGLSAAVYTEIYTGILHDSAASLLLLLALGVPSVCFLTMYFVQPCQPSLVPNSSEQVHFLFTQIGSIILGVYLVGATVLDHVVTLSDAVNYSLVVIMVLLLFAPVAIPLKMTLFPSNRRKGPSDSSGADSDHTEPFLPPSASGSNLTDLDDEDSFDIDILYAEGEGAVKQTRRRPKRGEDFRFREALLKADFWLLFAVYFIGVGSGVMVLNNLAQVGIAAGAVDTTISLSLFSFCNFFGRLGGGAVSEYLVRSWTIPRTALIICTQVVMIFTYLLFALGLHSTLHVAVALLGICYGIQFSAMISASSELFGLKHFGKIYNFISLGNPLGALLFNSLAGYFYDLEVEKQHATTTDFDVACHGPNCFRLTFFILSGMACLGTLLSIVLTVRIRPVYQMLYAGGSFSQPRSSAH; from the exons ATGCGGGGGCCCGGGGCGGTGAAGGCGGGGAGCCGGCCGCCGTGGCTGGGGCTGAGCGCGGCGGTGTGGGTGCAGGTGGCGGGGGGAGCCAGCTCCACCTTCGCGCTCTACTCGCACGCGCTCAAGCTCGCGCTCGGGGTCGACCAGCGCCGCCTCGCGCTGCTCGCCGTCGCCTGCGACGTCGGGGAGAACCTCGGCCTGCTCCCGGGCGTCCTCTGCAACCGCCTCCACCCGGCGCTGCTCCTGCTCATCGGCGCCGCCGCCTGCGTCCTCGGCTACGGCACCACCTGGCTCgccgtctccggcgccgccccggcgcTGCCCTACTGGCTG GTATGGTTGGCATTGTGCCTTGCTGCAAACAGTGGCGCGTGGTTGGGGACGGCCGTTTTGGTGACCAACATGAGGAACTTCCCACTCAGCAGAGGTGCTGTTGCCGGCATCCTTAAAGGCTACGCCGGTCTAAGCGCTGCCGTCTACACTGAAATATACACCGGCATACTTCACGATTCAGCCGCGAGCCTTTTGCTTTTGCTCGCTCTCGGGGTTCCTTCTGTGTGCTTTCTGACCATGTACTTTGTTCAGCCCTGTCAACCCTCTCTGGTGCCGAATTCTTCAGAGCAAGTTCACTTCCTCTTCACACAAATCGGGAGCATTATTCTTGGGGTTTATCTTGTTGGGGCCACAGTATTGGATCATGTCGTAACACTTAGCGATGCAGTGAACTATTCTCTGGTTGTTATTATGGTCCTTCTTCTCTTTGCGCCGGTTGCAATACCCTTGAAAATGACATTGTTTCCAAGTAACCGAAGAAAAGGCCCGTCGGACTCTTCCGGCGCTGATAGTGATCATACAGAACCATTTCTTCCACCTTCTGCCTCCGGATCAAACCTTACTGATCTAGACGATGAGGATTCCTTCGATATCGACATTCTCTATGCGGAGGGTGAAGGGGCTGTAAAGCAGACGAGAAGAAGACCAAAAAGAGGAGAGGACTTCAGATTTCGTGAAGCACTGCTCAAGGCAGACTTTTGGCTTCTCTTTGCTGTATATTTCATCGGTGTTGGATCTGGAGTCATGGTCCTTAACAATCTTGCACAAGTTGGAATTGCAGCAGGTGCTGTGGACACCACTATATCACTCTCTCTGTTCAGTTTCTGCAACTTTTTTGGCCGTTTGGGAGGTGGTGCTGTTTCTGAGTATCTTGTCAG GTCATGGACAATTCCCCGGACAGCAttgattatatgcacccaagtagtGATGATATTCACATACCTGCTCTTTGCATTGGGTCTCCACTCTACACTTCACGTCGCTGTTGCCTTGCTTGGCATATGCTACGGTATCCAGTTCTCGGCGATGATCTCAGCATCATCGGAGCTGTTCGGGTTGAAGCACTTTGGGAAGATCTATAACTTCATCTCGCTAGGGAATCCACTCGGCGCGCTCCTGTTCAACAGTCTGGCAGGATATTTCTACGATCTCGAGGTGGAAAAGCAGCACGCCACGACGACAGACTTCGACGTCGCGTGCCATGGCCCCAATTGCTTCAGACTCACATTCTTTATTCTGTCTGGCATGGCCTGCTTGGGCACACTGCTGAGCATAGTTCTGACCGTGAGGATCCGGCCGGTGTACCAGATGCTCTACGCCGGTGGATCCTTCAGCCAGCCCAGGAGCTCCGCACATTGA